The genomic stretch TGGCCGTCGGCTAAATGATGATAGGCCCATGCCTTAGTGGTTTGATCGAAAACCACCCAGATCAGTACTACCGATGTGATGTATACCCATCGCCGGGTGGCTGATGGAGCACTGCTCACCGCGGTCCAAAACCCCCAACTTTGTACTCCACACGTTCAGCGGCCCAGGGTATTGCCTCTAAACGCTCTTCGGGAATGGGTTTCCCCGAGACCACACAAATACCGTAGGTGCCCGATTCCCAGCGTTCAAGAGCGGCATCAATGGCATCTACAATGTCCATCGCCTGAGCACTAAGGGCCAGGTCGCGGTCACGTTCAACAGCCAAGTTGGTGCCTTCACCCGACTCTTCGTCGAATTGAACATCACCGGGATCAGCGTCTTCCATCATGGCGTTTGCTTCTTCACGCAACATGGTGGATTGACGTAGGTAACGAGCGCGTTCTTCAAGCAGTACTTCGTGCTGCCGTTCCAAGAATTCAGCGCTAAATGGAGACTCTGTAGCTTCTTTGTTCATATTGATCAGGTTGGAGAAAGGCCTTTAAGCGAAAAGCGATGGTTGTGGGATACTAGCCCCCGAAACCAGAGTTGCGGCACTCATGAGGGTTATATAGTTCAGAGCCGTTATGCTGGCTAGTCGTTCATTCCTACTTTCTGAGGCCCTTTCATGAGCAATCAGCCTTATCCAAACGTCGATCCTCGCCCTTCATTTCCTGCTATCGAGCGACGAATTTTGGATTTCTGGGCGCAGAACAAAACCTTTGAACGTTCGGTTGAAAGTAGAGACGCTGGCCCCGACGGATCCAACGAATACGTGTTTTACGATGGTCCACCCTTTGCTAATGGCCTGCCCCACTATGGGCACCTTTTAACGGGTTATGTAAAAGACGTGGTGCCCCGCTATATGACCATGCGAGGCCTTCGGGTAGAACGCCGCTTTGGGTGGGATACTCACGGGTTGCCCGTA from Acidimicrobiia bacterium encodes the following:
- a CDS encoding TraR/DksA C4-type zinc finger protein gives rise to the protein MNKEATESPFSAEFLERQHEVLLEERARYLRQSTMLREEANAMMEDADPGDVQFDEESGEGTNLAVERDRDLALSAQAMDIVDAIDAALERWESGTYGICVVSGKPIPEERLEAIPWAAERVEYKVGGFGPR